In Felis catus isolate Fca126 chromosome E1, F.catus_Fca126_mat1.0, whole genome shotgun sequence, the following proteins share a genomic window:
- the LOC123382018 gene encoding keratin-associated protein 9-8-like has protein sequence MTHSCCSSCCQPTCCRTTCCRTTCCQPSSCGSSGCGSSCCQPCCRPTCCQTTCCRTTCCQPSCCGSSGCGHNCGGSSGCGSSCCQPCCRPTCCHTTCCRTTCCQPSCCGSSGCGHNCGGSSGCGSSCCQPCCRPTCCQTTCCRTNCCQPSCCGSSGCGQNCCGSHCCQPVCCTPVYCTRTCYHPTCCCLPGCLAQGSGSCCQPSCC, from the coding sequence CAGCCTACGTGCTGCAGGACCACCTGTtgccggaccacctgctgccagcccagcagCTGTGGGTCCAGCGGCTGTGGGTcgagctgctgccagccttgctgccgcccAACTTGCTGTCAAaccacctgctgccggaccacctgctgccagcccagctgctgtGGGTCCAGCGGCTGTGGACACAACTGCGGTGGGTCTAGCGGCTGTGGGTcgagctgctgccagccttgctgccgcccAACTTGTTGTCACaccacctgctgccggaccacctgctgTCAGCCCAGCTGCTGTGGGTCCAGCGGCTGTGGACACAACTGCGGTGGGTCTAGCGGCTGTGgttccagctgctgccagccttgctgccgcccAACTTGCTGTCAAaccacctgctgcaggaccaactgctgccagcccagctgtTGTGGGTCCAGCGGCTGTGGACAAAACTGCTGTGGGTCCCACTGCTGCCAGCCAGTTTGCTGTACCCCTGTGTACTGCACGAGAACCTGCTACCACCCCACCTGCTGCTGCCTGCCTGGGTGCCTAGCCCAGGGCTCTGGATCCTGCTGCCAGCCTTCCTGCTGCTGA